In one window of Cydia pomonella isolate Wapato2018A chromosome 16, ilCydPomo1, whole genome shotgun sequence DNA:
- the LOC133526340 gene encoding zinc finger HIT domain-containing protein 1 — protein MAARESGRVKDGVKSRVLDDAARKRRARKAVEALEQDNFHEDPHADLVMSKKIPKFADSNEKPTRKGKKARSADYYKMRFRKSFAQLVEEDANFRPEPPNYLSAQAPPSKFPDRHFCAVCGFLSNYTCIPCGARYCSVRCLGTHLDTRCLKWTA, from the exons ATGGCGGCAAGAGAGTCGGGTAGAGTAAAAGATGGAGTCAAAAGCAGGGTCCTCGATGATGCTGCAAGGAAGCGCAGAGCCAGAAAAGCAGTGGAAGCGCTTGAGCAAGACAACTTCCATGAGGACCCACATGCAGACCTGGTTATGTCAAAGAAAATACCCAAGTTTGCTGATTCTAATGAAAAACCTACCAGGAAAGGGAAGAAAGCGAGGAGTGCAGATTATTATAAGATGAGGTTTAGGAAATCTTTTGCTCAGTTGGTTGAGGAAGATGCTAACTTTAGACCTGAACCTCCTAACTATTTGTCTGCTCAAGCACCTCCATCTAA ATTCCCAGACCGCCACTTCTGTGCCGTGTGTGGTTTCCTATCGAATTATACGTGCATTCCATGCGGAGCACGATATTGCTCGGTCAGATGTCTGGGCACTCATTTAGATACACGGTGCCTAAAATGGACTGCATAA
- the LOC133526341 gene encoding general transcription factor IIH subunit 5, with protein MVNVMKGVLVECDPAMKQFLLHLDETLALGRKFILQDLDETHLFISADIVETLQARVDDLMDQLSIPVHDKGI; from the exons ATGGTGAATGTTATGAAAGGAGTGCTCGTGGAATg TGACCCGGCTATGAAACAGTTCTTACTGCACCTGGACGAGACCCTGGCCCTCGGGAGAAAGTTTATCCTTCAAGACCTGGATGAGACACATCTGTTTATATCTGCAGACATTGTAGAAACCTTACAAGCAAGAGTTGATGATCTGATGGACCAATTGAGCATCCCAGTTCATGATAAAggcatataa
- the LOC133526338 gene encoding meiotic nuclear division protein 1 homolog — MSKKRGLSAEEKRIKMLEIFHNSKDFFQLKELEKIAPKEKGITMQSVKEVVQSLVDDHLVDSEKIGTSIYFWSFPSKVKNAKKRKLNEMQTELAECAKKMKKTEEAIASESIGREATEERTEVLKSLEEMTKKEEALKRELQKYRDSDPEYIAQLKTEIEDLKTAANRWTENIYILKSYMKNTFQCENEVIDQMFNIPQDLDYIE; from the exons ATGTCTAAGAAAAGAGGACTTAGTGCTGAAGAGAAGAGGATTAAGATGTTGGAGATATTTCATAATAGCAAGGACTTCTTTCAGttgaag GAGCTGGAAAAAATAGCACCAAAAGAGAAAGGCATCACCATGCAGTCAGTGAAAGAGGTGGTGCAGAGTTTGGTTGATGATCACTTGGTGGACTCAGAGAAGATAGGAACTTCCATTTACTTTTGGTCCTTCCCCAG CAAAGTAAAGAATGCTAAGAAAAGAAAACTCAATGAAATGCAGACTGAACTTGCAGAATgtgcaaaaaaaatgaaaaagacTGAAGAAGCCATAGCAAGTGAAtct ATTGGTCGTGAAGCAACAGAAGAGAGAACAGAGGTATTGAAATCTTTAGAAGAGATGACAAAGAAAGAAGAAGCATTAAAAAGAGAATTGCAGAAGTATAGAGACTCGGATCCTGAATATATAGCTCAGTTAAAGACTGAAATTGAG GATTTGAAGACTGCAGCGAACCGATGGACAGAGAACATTTACATTCTAAAATCCTAcatgaagaatacatttcaGTGTGAAAACGAAGTCATTGATCAGATGTTCAACATTCCTCAGGATTTAGATTACattgaatag